Part of the Bdellovibrio bacteriovorus genome is shown below.
ACAAGGACAATGCCGTATTGATCAACTTCGATGCGCACATGGATGTCCGTCCTACTGACAAGGGCTTTAATTCAGGCACTCCTTTTCACCGCGTGCTTTCGGAGTTTTCCGGTCACGTAGACTTCGCGGAAGTCGGCATTCAGAATCAGTGCAACAGCCAGGCCCATATCCAATGGGCGCAAAACAAAGGGGCTTCCGTCTTCACATTGGATCAAATCAATGCCGAAGGCCTTATGCCGGTTCTAAAAAACTTCATGAAGGGCAAAGAGCAGAAAAAAGTTTTCTTAAGCATTGATATCGATGCTTTTACTTCGAATGAAGCTCCGGGTTGCAGTCAGTCTTGGACGACGGGTTTGTTCACAAAAGAATTTTTAGAAAGCTTTCTTTATCTGATTCGCGAATTCGATGTTTGCGGTATTGGGATTTACGAGGTTTCTCCTCCTTTGGATCAAGACAACCGCACCAGTAAACTGGCAGCACTTCTTATTCATAATTTCATCTTCGCCACTTTAAAAAAGGCCTAAATCATGAAACGCGGTTTCGGCAGCGACAATCATGCTGGCATTCACCCGCAGATTCTAAATTCACTTGCTAAAGCCAATATTGAACACGCGCCCTCTTATGGGACGGACGAGTGGACCGAACAAGCAAATGAAAACTTTCGTCAGCACTTCGGGAAAGACGCTCAGGTCTTTTTCGTTTTTAACGGTACAGCGGCGAATGTAACGGCTTTGCGAGCCCTGACTCGTCCCTACCATTCCGTACTTTGTGCAGACGTCTCTCACATAAACGTCGACGAGTGTGGGGCTCCGGAGCTCTTAGCGGGATGTAAACTCGTTGCTATTCCGACCACAAACGGAAAGATGAAAGTCGAAGACTTAGAAAAAGCCTTCATTCGTCGAGGAGATCAGCACTATTCTCAAGCACAGGTTCTTAGTATCACGCAACCAACGGAACTGGGTACAACCTACAGCCTGGAAGAACTTAAATCGCTGATCACTTGGGCCAAAAGTAAAAAACTTTATGTGCATATCGACGGAGCTCGCATCGCCAATGCCGCGGCTTATTTGAAAAAATCCTTCAAGGAATTCACGACGGACTTAGGCGTCGATGTGGTGTCATTCGGAGGCACGAAGAATGGCCTGATGATGGGCGAAGCTGTTGTGTTCCTCAACAAGGAACTGGCACAGGACTTTAAATACATCCGCAAACAGAGCACCCAGCTTCCTTCCAAGACTCGATTTATCGCCTGTCAGTTTCAAGCATATTTAGAGAACGGTCTTTGGAAAGAGATCGCCGATCATTCTTACACTATGGCCTTGTATCTGTACGAGGCTGTTCGTAATATTCCTGGGGTAACCGTGCGCGAAATTCCGCAAAGTAATGCGGTCTTTGCCACGATCCCAAGTCACTGGGTGAAAACCCTGCGCGAAAAATATTTCTTTTACGTATGGGATGAAAACACTTTTGAATGCCGTTGGATGACCTCTTGGGATACACAAAAAGAAGACATTGATGGCTTTGCCGAACTTTTAAAGGAGCTTGCAAAATGAAATACCCTCCGGTGCATTATCACAGCTACTTAGGCTTAGATCCTTTACTGAACTCTCAGCACCGTAAAAGCGAAGAGTACGGAAAGCCGGCTCACGACGAGATGCTTTTCATCATTACACACCAGGCTTACGAGTTGTGGTTTAAACAAGTTCTTTTTGAATTGGATTCGGTTCTAGAAATTTTCAAAAAATCCAAAGTCGCTGAAACCGACATGGGCTTGATGAGTGCGCGCTTAGAAAGATCCGTGGCGATTTTGAAAATGATCATCGGGCATGTGGATATTTTAGAGACTATGACCCCGCTTGATTTCTTAGATTTCCGCGACATGCTTTATCCGGCTTCGGGCTTTCAAAGCTTCCAATGGCGTTTGTTAGAAACGAAATTAGGCTTGCGCATGGACGACCGCCTTTCTTACAACCAGGCGCCTTTTTATAAGTCCTTAAGCGAAAGTCAGCAGGGCGAAATGCAAAAGGTGATCTCACAACCGTCTCTTTATGACTCTGTCGAAAAGTGGCTAGAGCGCACACCCTTCCTTCAAGGCGAAGATTTTAATTTCTGGGATTCATACAAAAAAGCCGTCGCAACCATGTTCCAAGAAGACATGGACATTGTGAAAAACAATCCTCGTCTGAGCGATGAAGATAAAAAGAAAAACATCGAAGGTTTACAGGCCACCCTAAAAAGTTTCGATGCTCTTTTCGATGAACAGGCCTTCGAGCAACTGCGCAAAGAAGGTCAATTCCGTCTGAGCTACAAAGGTATGCACGCGGCGTTGTTGATTCAGATTTATCGTGATCAGCCGGCCCTTCAAACTCCATTCCGTATCATCCGTGCCCTTTTGGATATCGATGAGACTATGACAACGTGGCGCTATCGCCATGCCTTGATGGCGATGCGTATGTTAGGTCAGAAGATCGGCACTGGCGGATCAAGTGGTCACAAGTATCTTGCCGATGCGACAGCGAAGCACAAGATCTTCGGAGATTTCTTTAACCTTACGACCTTCTTCATCCCTCGCTCGAAAGTCCCGCCACTTCCGAAGTCGATGACAGACAGAATGAATTTTCATTATTAAAAGTATCTCTACAGAAAAAGCGTCGTACGATCGGGTCTTACCGGAATCACCAATAAGACTCGAACCGGCGATGACAAACTAAATTTGAATGCCCTGCCTTTGTAAACATCGCCTGATCGTGTCGGAATAGACCTCATGGGATTCGCGGGTGTATTTTAGCTTGGTATAGACTTGAGCCAGATTCTCTACTCCTGATTCCTCAATTCTTCTTCTTAACTGAGGATTTGATAAATACCTCTTCCAACCCTCAATCTCTCGATTTTGATATGCCTGTAGAATCTGTAGATCCGTCTTATTTTCATAACGCTCTCGATGAACAAGGTGCTCAAGAGGAAGACGATCCCTCAATTCTGGCTTCTCATTAGGATACCCCATCGAAAAACCCACCACGGGGACAACGCCTTCGGGACAGTTTAGAACTTTCGCAATATCATCACAATTAGCCAGCGTCGTGCCCATATAGCAAATCCCCAGGCCCTCTGCTTCTGCCGCGAGTGCGGCATTTTGACTGGCTAAAATCGCATCGATCGAAGCAATCATAAAGCTCATGAAGTTATCAAAATTATCCGGGGCTCCACGAAGCTTTAACCATCGTCGCATGCGATGAAAGTCCGCGCAAAATGTCAGAAGCAGCGGAGCCTCTAAGACCATGCTTTGACGGAAGTGCGAGTCAAAAAGATCCTCTTTAATCTTTTGCTCACTGGTCACAATGACGGAATAGGCCTGCATATTCCCCGACGATGATGCTCTTGAAGCTGCATGCAAAATACGCTGTAACATCCCCTCAGGAACTAGATCTTTTTTATAAGACCTAATGGAGGAATGGCTGTTGATCGCATCCAAAATTCCTTCAGCTCCCATGATGGTACCCTTTAGTTTCTTGTCGCTTCAAAAGTACCAAGAAGCTTACCGTCTTCATAGTAGGCTGCACCATTAAGAACCGGCGGTTTATTTTCTTGGACGACCTTCAGGTAACTCTCGGAATCTAAGTGCGCCTTGTAGCGAACTTTATAGCTTCCGCCGTTTTCGGTCGCGATGATTGTAAAATCCAATGCACACTCGGAGCTGACAGATGAACAGTGAGCAGTTCCTTCCAAAGGAGATTCGAAAATTCCTGGGACCTTAATCAGCCCTTGAATAGCGTCTTCATAACCTTGAAGGCGAATCGGAGCTTGCGACCCTTTTAAATCCAGCTCATCATCAAAAATCATCTCGCCAATTTTCAATTTCATCGAATAATGACCATCTAAAACCGGCCCTGAGTTCAACGCCTGCGCGCCGAAAGACGCGAACATAACACCTAATGCAACTAATGCTTTCATAAACCTTCCTTTACATGGGTTCAGGCAGAAGAAATAGCCCACATAATATTTGAATAAAAGTGAATTATATGGAACAACCTGTTCCATATGGATACAAATCGCCTTAAGTATTTTTGCACCATTGCGGAAGTGGGCTCCCTAACGGAAGCCTCCAAAATTCTCGGCATCTCTCATAGCGGGCTTTCAAAAGCGGTGACATCGCTTGAAGAAGAAACAAATCTGAAACTGTTTCAATCCCAAGGCCGTGGGCTGGAGATCACAGAAGAAGGTAAATGGTTTTATCAAAAAGCCTTAGAAATACTAAAAGTCGTAAATGAAGTTTCTGCCGGGTTAAAAAAAGAAAGCTCGATCCTTCGCATCGGTCTTTCACAGATTCTGGCGACAACCTGTTCCGGCCTCATTGCACGGGAATTAAACCAAAGCATGACCCTTGTCGAAGTCGAAGTGGGCGAAGCGGAACAAAAGATTCTCAATGGAGAACTTGATTTTGCCTTTGTATTTACACCCTCGCCTACTGCAGGCATTGAGTATCTCGAGCTAGGATCCGTTCGTTTTAATTCCTATGCTCGCGAAGATTTTATTGAAGGAAAAAACTCGCAGGAGCTTTGCTTTACGGTTCCGGCAACCCAGTACCCCTTTAATCCCGTAGGCTACAAAGCCCGTGACGGCTGGCCCCTAAATATTCCGAGAATACAGCGTTTTTCAGTCAGCGATTTTTCCGTCGCCTTGGATCTTCTTCGTTCGGGGGAATCCGCACTCTACATGCCTAACTATGTCGCCGTTTTAGAAAACGAAAAAACTGCCGAGAAAAATAAACTGGTGAAAATACCCGAACACAAAGCGGCTGAATCGAAGCGAAAACTCTTACTGGCTAAATCCAGCAAGAGCGTAGAATCAAAAGAGATGAAAAAAGTCTCAAAAATCCTCAGAAAGATATGCTGCGCTTAAGAGACGTTCAAAACAATCAGATACTTACAGATCTTTGATGAATTTAAGAATCTCAGCAGCGTGACCTTGAGCTTTGATCTTACGGAATTCTCCGACAAGCTTTTGATCTTCGTCGATCACGAAAGTGCTGCGCTCTATACCCATCACTTTCTTTCCGTACATGTTCTTTTCTTTGATCACATCAAAGATCTGACAAACCTCTTCTTCTTCATCAGAAAGAAGATCAAACTTAAAGTCATACTTGCAGATGAATTTATCATGAGACTTCAGACTATCGCGAGAAATGCCATAGACAACGGCGTTTTGCTTTTTAAACTGCGAAAGCAGCTCGTTAAATTCAATACCTTCTGTCGTACAGCCTGGAGTGCTATCTTTAGGATAAAAATAAAGAACGACTTTTTTCCCTTTTAAATCTGAAAGAGAAAAAGTTTCTCCGTTGGAAGAAGGGATTTTAAAATTGGGAACTTTCTTTCCCATTGCGATCTTAGCGGCCATGAGGCACTCCTCCTGCAGGAATTTGTGGGGCTTCGGGTTGGGGCTCTCCCCCCTCCACTCCGTCTGGATTTTGCGGGTTTTCCGGGTGAGGTTCAACATCTATCACGGGGCCGCCTTGTTCCTCCACTGCTCTTTGCATCATCACATCCGGATCTACACTTCGCGCCGCAGGCACAGCAAACGTCGGTTGCTCAGGTGACCCCGGCAAAGGCGTTAGTGCCGCAGGTTCCTGAGGTTCTTGAACAGGCTCTCCGTTTTCCTGAACATGCATTTGTTCTTGGCCTTCAGGAGGAAGCTCTAGTGGAGGCGCATTCGCCGGTCGCTCGGCTTTCACTGGCGTCTTCGCAGGAGTTGGCGTAGGAACTGGTGCTGGTTCAACGGGTGGCGCGTACAACTCTGTTTCAGTGACTTGAATTTTACCCGCCATCGGAACATCCGCAACGATCTTACGAATATCACGCAGGTTCTCATACACCTTACCGCGCAATTTAATCAGATCACGGCCTTCTTTTTGATAATCGTAAACATCCAAACGCACCATTTGCTCTCGCGTACGGTCCTGCGCCCACTCTTTACAGTTTAAAGCGATCAATTGTTCTTTGTCGTTTCCACGCAATGTACACTGAATGGGCTTATTTAAAACGCCTGCATTAAGACCTAGAATTTCTTGCAGGTTTTCAGGATAAAAAGTCACTTGGACTTCCAGTGCATGCGCGGCCGAAAAAGCAGCGATGCGTTTGGCGGCGGATTTCTCACTGCACTTTTCAAAGACTTCTGCTTTTTGCGGAAATCCGTTCAGCCCCATCACATCCCGCTGGACCAAATAACGGTCGCAGCTAAAAAGCGATTTATTGGAAAGCTTGATATTCTGTGAGGACAATAATGCTCTTTGAACTTTTCCAAACGGCGATTTTCCGACAGGGCGACGCTCATCATTCAAGACCCACCAAGCTTCGCGATGAATCGAGTCTGCCTGTTCGAAATAACGCGCAAATACATTCAAGCTCTTATCTTTAGGTTCATCGACTTTGGTGGGTTTTACGATCGGTTTAGGCGCCGAAGTATTTGCCACAGGGGCTGACTTTTCCTCTCGGGAAAAACAAGAAATCAAACTTAAAGAAAGCGCCCCCAGGGCCAGGATGCGAACAAGGTGCATTGCTTAAGTTTTGCAAATAGACTGAGTGAAAACAAGAATTTACTTTACCCATCTCGAATCTTTACTCTATCCTTGGGTAGTACAGAATTTATTTAGCAACGTGGAGGAAAGATGGAAAAGATCTGGCTTAAACACTACCCTAAAGGAGTCTCTCCGGAAGTCGATGTTACGAAGTATTCGTCTCTTTTCGATCTTTACGAAGAGTCCATTCGCATGTTTTCTCAAAAGAAAGCATTCACGAACATGGGAGTCAGCCTCACCTTTTCTGAACTTGACCGCCAAGTTCAGATTTTTGCTTCTTTCCTACAAAACGAATTGAAATTAAAAAAAGGCGATCGCATTGCCATTCAAATGCCGAACGTCCTTCAGTTTCCGATCATCGCTTTCGCAGCTCTTCGTTCGGGACTGACGATTGTAAATACCAATCCGCTCTACACAGCCAAAGAAATGCAGCACCAGTTCAAAGACTCGGGCGCAAAAGCCGTCGTGATTCTCGCGAACTATGCAAGTCAGTTAGAGCAAATCTTGAAAGACACACAAATTGAAAGCGTTGTGATCACTGAGATTGGTGATCTTTTCCCAACACCGAAAAGAATCCTGGTGAATTCGGTTGTGAAGTACATCAAGAAAATGGTTCCTGCTTACAATCTCCCCCAAGCCTACACATTCCGTCAGGCACTGGAACTTGGAGCGATGAAGCCTTCACAAAAAGTAGCTTCCACTTTAGATGATATCGCATTCCTTCAATACACAGGTGGAACAACGGGTGTCGCTAAGGGCGCCATGCTTTTACATCGCAACGTGCTTGCCAATGTTTTGCAAATCCGTGATTGGATGAAACCGAAATTGCGTGAAGGTGAAGAGATTGCAATTGCGGCTCTTCCTCTTTATCATATCTTCGCCCTGACTTTAAACTGCTTGGGCCTGCTTCGTTATGGTGCAGAAAATATTCTGATCACAAATCCGCGCGACATCCCTGCTTTTATCAAAGAGATGAAAAAATCACCATTCACCGTCCTTGCGGGCGTGAATACCTTGTTCAACGCTTTGATGAACAATCCCGCCTTTACGACCATTGATTTTTCAAAAGTGAAAATCAGCGTGGCGGGTGCGATGACTTTACAAAAACCCGTCGCCGAAAAATGGATGGAGCTAACAAAATCCGTGATCGTCGAAGGCTATGGATTGACAGAGGCTTCTCCGGTTGTCTGCTGCAACCCTATTGATGGCACAGACATCGTGGGCACCATTGGTCTTCCATTCCCAAGCACCGAGATCAAACTTCTGAACGACGACGATCAAGAAGTAGCGCCTGGCGAACCAGGTGAACTGGTGTGTAAAGGGCCTCAAGTCATGGCCGGCTACTGGAATAAACCCGAAGAGACAGAAAAAGTTCTTAAAGACGGATGGTTACGTACCGGTGACGTTGCGACAGTTGATGAAAAAGGTTTCTTTAAGATCGTGGACCGTAAAAAAGACATGATCCTTGTTTCTGGTTTCAACGTTTATCCGAATGAAGTGGAAGAAGCCATTGCTTCTCACCCTGGCGTTCTTGAAGTCGCGGCGATCGGCGTTCCTGATGAGCACTCTGGAGAGATTGTAAAAGCTGTGGTTGTGAAGAAAGATCCGAATCTGACGGCAGAAGAAGTGATTGCTCACGCACGTAAGACCCTCACTGGTTACAAAACGCCTCGCCTTGTAGAGTTCAGAACGGAGCTTCCAAAAACGAACGTAGGAAAAATCCTTCGTCGTGCTTTGCGTGACACCGTAAAAGCTTAGTTTCAACTCAAGACTAAGAAATAAAAAAGGCCGACATTGTGTCGGCCTTTTTCTTTTGGAACTGCTAATTAAAAAATTAAGCTTTCTTATTCCAAGAAGCACACCAAGCATCAGCGTAAACCAGTTTACCTGCGAAGATGGTGCAAGTACCGGCTTCTTTACCGTTCTTAGTTTCTTTCTTAGCGTAGAAGCTGCACGTCGCACAGTGGTTGCCCTTCGCCTCTGGAGCTTTTTTGTAGTCTTCAATATACTTAACTGCTTTAGCGACAGAATCATTCGGATCTACCAATGGCATTCCGCCACCCGCAGCCGGAGCCGCGCCACCACGTTTTTTTTGAGCTGCTGCCGTCGAAGAGAAAACAGAGTTCAAAACAGTGGGAGCAATCACTGCTACGCCAGTAAGTTTGATAAATGCTGAAAAGAAACCGCGACGATTCATTTTGTTCTCGATCATGTTGCCTCCGATTGGTTTTTCATTAACCAATCATATTAGCTTTCATTTGGTTTTCAACTACTATGCGCCGCGCGCCACTTTATGTTGCACACTCTTAAAGAAGGCATAAGCCTTGAACACTTTATCGGAAAGGCTACGAAAGGAAATTTATGAGCATTTTAAAGCACTTAGGTCCACTTTTCGTGTCAATTCTTTTGACACTTAGTAGCCCCTTTTTTGCATCCGCAGAGGGTCTAGCGGCCCGTTGCGAAAGCATTTTCACAGACACGCGCTCCTTTGAAAACCTGACGAAATACGAACAGCTTTTCACTAAGGGTCGTGGCATCGAAACATACAAAGTCGTTCTAGGTAAGGACTTCTCACAAAGCCTGCAGCGTCTTTTATCCTCTCCCGATGGGCACTGGTTTGACTCTGGAGCAGGTCACGCCTTCGCGGTCAGACAAACTCTAGAAATGCCCGAGGCTAAGAACTTAACAACGACGATCGTCGCCTACGAAACATCAGCTCAAAGCACGAACAAAATGAAAGTGATTTCAGGAAGATTTTTAGAAAATATCGCCGATGCTGAAATTCCAAAAAGTCAGATCATCACTGATGTCTTCGGTCCTCTGGCCTATTCGGGTCGCCCTGACATCGTCATGCAAAAGTATTTGAACAACTTAAAGCCAGATGGAGAAATTTATATTTTCTTAGGGGCTCGTCACGAACTTTATGGCGAATTCAATAAGGTCGTCACGGCAGATGGAAAAGTTCTCAATCTTGCAGAGTGGTTACAAACTTTACCGGGAATAAAAGCGGAACTTATTAAAACTCCCAAAGTGGATGACGGAACACACTATGAAATGTGGACTATAAAAATCACGAAAACACACCCCGATGCGCAAGTACCTCTTGTTGAAATGGTGCATCTTAAAGAGGGCGCTCCGCCAGTTATGATGTTTCGTGAGACGGCTCCCGTAAAACTAAAAACACCGAATGAGCTGCAAACTCAAGCACGCCAACAACTTCGTGAAGTCACTAAGAACATCACGGCGACAGAGTTCTTAGATGCCTTCCGCGGTGGCGAGTTCCGCCATCCCCTGATTGCCAGCATTAAGAGCCTTAAGACCGAAGACCAATGGATCAACTCAAGTGAAGTCGGGCCTCAAGTTTTTTCCGGCTTGCAGAAAAAAGATTTTAACTATGAAGACACGAAGGTCTTCACGGGGCTTGCTCAGAAATTTATCCGTTGGAGATCCAAGGGGATCAACACCGAAAAAATGCACTACACTTTAATGAACGACACTCACACAATGGCAAACCTTAAGGACATAAAACTCATTACGGATTATCACGGAGACTTTATGTCTTCGTTTATGCCAGACGTAATTTTAAAACGTTATGTCGATGCCCTTTCAAACAAAGGCGAAATTTATCTTTACTTAGGAAAAGAATACGGCGGCTTTGGTTCCGACAGCATCGTGATGACCAAGGATGGAACAAAGTTAACTTTGCGCCAGTGGGTTCGCAACATTCCCGGATTAAACACGAGCTTCTTCCGTGGCGGCTATCATTGGACCGGCGGAGAATGGACTTTCTTAAAAATCAAAATCAAAGACAGAGAAAGAATTCGAATTCCCCGTCTTAAAATGATTGGGACAACGACATCACCGGAAGGACTTCCCCTTCCGATCTTTGAAGAAGTGATTTAGTGCTTATGACAAAGGCAGGCGCGGCGATTTAAGATGTGCGCGGTGATCAGGAAGATGCTCCCTAGAATGGTGACCACGTCGTGTTCGTAAACTTCAACCCACTCATGTGGAAGAAGCGAAGCGCCGCCGACCATCGTAAGGCCCACAACACCCAAAGTAAACACCTTCATCTGATTGTGATGTTTATAACCCGACCAGAATGCAAAAAGACCCACCGGAACGACAAACAAAGCCATAACCAGGTGAACCCACTCTTGATGGAAAAATTCGCCGAGAACGGGCAAAGCTAAAACTAACAGCGGTGTTGCCAGACAATGAAGTGCGCAAAGACTGGAAAGAAAAATACCGATCTTATCCCAACGGTCTGTTTTTTCCTCGAAAGTCGCGTGCTGTGTGTGATCCACTTCACAACAAGAATCTATTTTCATAGGTTTTTCGATGATAACTTGCTCATCCATGCGGACCGCCTTTGGTCATTTACTTTTGTCCTAAATGCAAGTCACTGTCAACTAGATCCTCTGAATCCTTCGTTTCAAATAGGAAAGATGAAGAAGGTACAAGCTTCATCTTCCTATATATGAGTCTTCCAAATGTTTGAATTAAGGCTGATAACCCGTGATCTTTGCCAATTTAGCGCGGAACCACATTTTGAAGTCTTCAATAAATCCGTAAGCCGCTGGCACAATCAGAAGTGTCAGTAGCGTCGAACTCACCAGACCACCGATGATGGCAATACCCATGGATGTTCTCATCGCAGAGGCCTCATTCAGACCAATCGCGATTGGAATCATACCGGCGATCAACGCCAAGGACGTCATCAAGATCGGACGAAGACGCGTACGACAAGCTTTTAACAAAGCCGCATTACGTTCTAAACCTTCGTGGATCAACTGATTCGTGTAATCCACAAGAAGGATCGAGTTCTTCGCCACAACTCCCAGCAAAAGAACGATACCAATCAGCGAGAAGATATCAATCGTCTTACCAAAGATCAAAAGAGCCAAGAAGGCCCCCGTCATCGCCAAAGGCAACGCCAGCAGGATCGAGAACGGCGTGATGAAACTTTCATACAAGCTCGCAAGAACCAGATAGATGAAAGTAACACCTAGGAAAATCGCCAGAAGCATGTTTGCGATAAGCTCTTTAAAGTCGTCAGCTTGACCTTGGAATTTATAATCAATTCCTGGAGGCGGCGGAAGCTCGGTCTTGATGATTTTTTCAATCTCGGCCGAGATGGTTCCCAACGCGCCACCCTTAGCCAAGTTCCCAGAAATCTGGATGTAACGGCCTTTGTTCTGACGGTTGATCTGAGAATAACCAAATGTCTCTTCACCTTTCGCGATACGAGAAAGCGGAATCATGTTGAAGTTCGAGTTTGGCACCAAGGTCGTTGCAAACTGCGTTCGCAAGTCGCGGTACATCTCTTCAAAACGCACACGGATTTTGTAGTCGATCCCATTTTCACGGAAGATCGCCTGCTCATTACCTTCAGTGCGATTACGAAGCTCGGCCCCCGCCGTGACCGTAGAGACACCCAAGGCTTCAGATCTGGCGCGATCAAAAATCACGTGGAACTCAGGTTTACCGGAACGGAAGTTTGTATCCACGTCCACCAGACCAGGGATCTTCTTCATGCGCTCCACCAGTTTTACGGCGTAAGCGTTCAACTCTTCCAAGTTCTCCCCTTGAATATTCACGTTCAAAGGTTTTTGTCCCGAGTTCACCGCATCGATATCACCCAAGGCCACGATAGCCTCTTTATCGAACTGTTTAATTTTCTTACGAATCTCTTCTTTGTAATCCGTCGTCGACATCGAACGCTTTTTACGCTCTACCAGACGCACGAATAACATCGCTTTATTAGATTCGTTGTTTGTATTTCCAACGACCGCAAGAACCATATCGACAGCCGGGTCGTTTTCAAAGATCTTCTCTACCTTTTCCGTAAATGTGCTGGTGGCCATAAGGGAAGATCCCACTGGCATTTCGATATTCACGTTAAACTCTCCGTTATCTGGCGACGGCAGGAAAGTTTTTGGAATAAAGGCAATTGTCACAAGTGAGCTGAAGAAAATCAAAGTACCCGCCAGCAAAATCTTTTTAGGATTTACTAGTGTGTACCTAAGACCTTTTTCATAGATATCTTCCAAACGAGTTTGGAAGCGGTCAAATGCCGAAAGCATTCTTCCGATGATGCCTGTGCCTTTATGATGCTCATTTGGGTGCGCCATATAAGCAGAAAGCATGGGTGCCACGGTGAAAGCGTCAAACAATGAAATCAGCATCGTAAAGACGACGGTCAGACCGAACTGTTTAAAGAACTGTCCCACGATCCCTTGAAGGAATGAAATCGGACCAAACACCGCAATAACAACCAACGTGGTTGCAATAACGGCCATCGCCACTTCTTTCGTTCCATCTAAGGCGGCATCTTTCGGTTTTTTACCCATCTCCAAGTGACGGAATATATTCTCCCGCACCACGATGGCGTCGTCGATCAAAAGACCTACAGCCAAAGAAAGAGCCAACAAGGTCATCAGGTTGATCGTAAATCCCATCGCATACATGATCACGAAACCGCCCAAAAGGGAGTTCGGAAGGGCCATCGCCGTGATAAACGTCGAACGCGCTGATCCTAAGAAGAAGAACACGACGATCACGCAAAGAATAATACCGATGATGATAGATTCTTTCACGTCATAAACGTTTAACTGAATCGGACGAGACGTATCACGCACCAAAGAAACTTCCCCATTGATTTTTCTTTCTTTAAGGAAGGCATTGATTTTCTGAATATTCTTATTCACGTTCTCGGCAACGGCGACCGTATTCGCTCCACGCTGCTTATAGATATTCATAAGAAGAGCTGACTTACCCTTGATA
Proteins encoded:
- a CDS encoding AMP-binding protein codes for the protein MEKIWLKHYPKGVSPEVDVTKYSSLFDLYEESIRMFSQKKAFTNMGVSLTFSELDRQVQIFASFLQNELKLKKGDRIAIQMPNVLQFPIIAFAALRSGLTIVNTNPLYTAKEMQHQFKDSGAKAVVILANYASQLEQILKDTQIESVVITEIGDLFPTPKRILVNSVVKYIKKMVPAYNLPQAYTFRQALELGAMKPSQKVASTLDDIAFLQYTGGTTGVAKGAMLLHRNVLANVLQIRDWMKPKLREGEEIAIAALPLYHIFALTLNCLGLLRYGAENILITNPRDIPAFIKEMKKSPFTVLAGVNTLFNALMNNPAFTTIDFSKVKISVAGAMTLQKPVAEKWMELTKSVIVEGYGLTEASPVVCCNPIDGTDIVGTIGLPFPSTEIKLLNDDDQEVAPGEPGELVCKGPQVMAGYWNKPEETEKVLKDGWLRTGDVATVDEKGFFKIVDRKKDMILVSGFNVYPNEVEEAIASHPGVLEVAAIGVPDEHSGEIVKAVVVKKDPNLTAEEVIAHARKTLTGYKTPRLVEFRTELPKTNVGKILRRALRDTVKA
- a CDS encoding high-potential iron-sulfur protein; its protein translation is MIENKMNRRGFFSAFIKLTGVAVIAPTVLNSVFSSTAAAQKKRGGAAPAAGGGMPLVDPNDSVAKAVKYIEDYKKAPEAKGNHCATCSFYAKKETKNGKEAGTCTIFAGKLVYADAWCASWNKKA
- a CDS encoding MerC domain-containing protein; the encoded protein is MDEQVIIEKPMKIDSCCEVDHTQHATFEEKTDRWDKIGIFLSSLCALHCLATPLLVLALPVLGEFFHQEWVHLVMALFVVPVGLFAFWSGYKHHNQMKVFTLGVVGLTMVGGASLLPHEWVEVYEHDVVTILGSIFLITAHILNRRACLCHKH
- a CDS encoding efflux RND transporter permease subunit; this encodes MNLPSLSIRRPIFISCIVILMLILGAFSLKRMPVDMFPDVTFPVLFVQVTYPGASPLDLEKQVSKLIEDEVGSISGLKTLTSNNLDGVAIVVLEFQLGTDIKEVEQEVRNRLGNIRRDLPADIYEPVIRRFDPADQPIVVLAITSDLPEGQAYDLANETIKPQFERLKDVGQVDIFGGRKQEIHVIVDKNKLQDRKISMLQVSQRILDTSKDTPIGKIENPQNETTLRTSGEFDALKQIAEVNVNFVGSDRAVLVQDIGKVVRSLEDQKTMGRIKGKSALLMNIYKQRGANTVAVAENVNKNIQKINAFLKERKINGEVSLVRDTSRPIQLNVYDVKESIIIGIILCVIVVFFFLGSARSTFITAMALPNSLLGGFVIMYAMGFTINLMTLLALSLAVGLLIDDAIVVRENIFRHLEMGKKPKDAALDGTKEVAMAVIATTLVVIAVFGPISFLQGIVGQFFKQFGLTVVFTMLISLFDAFTVAPMLSAYMAHPNEHHKGTGIIGRMLSAFDRFQTRLEDIYEKGLRYTLVNPKKILLAGTLIFFSSLVTIAFIPKTFLPSPDNGEFNVNIEMPVGSSLMATSTFTEKVEKIFENDPAVDMVLAVVGNTNNESNKAMLFVRLVERKKRSMSTTDYKEEIRKKIKQFDKEAIVALGDIDAVNSGQKPLNVNIQGENLEELNAYAVKLVERMKKIPGLVDVDTNFRSGKPEFHVIFDRARSEALGVSTVTAGAELRNRTEGNEQAIFRENGIDYKIRVRFEEMYRDLRTQFATTLVPNSNFNMIPLSRIAKGEETFGYSQINRQNKGRYIQISGNLAKGGALGTISAEIEKIIKTELPPPPGIDYKFQGQADDFKELIANMLLAIFLGVTFIYLVLASLYESFITPFSILLALPLAMTGAFLALLIFGKTIDIFSLIGIVLLLGVVAKNSILLVDYTNQLIHEGLERNAALLKACRTRLRPILMTSLALIAGMIPIAIGLNEASAMRTSMGIAIIGGLVSSTLLTLLIVPAAYGFIEDFKMWFRAKLAKITGYQP